A single Parabacteroides timonensis DNA region contains:
- a CDS encoding fimbrillin family protein → MKQIIYNVCTVLAVCLSGCSMIETDEADNGGALVALGVTNASLETKSVYTDVSAGTTDNILNKIGVGVTRENNASWYDTNAVKQLFTAKSGTPVTWAAEGDPLYLNDTEGTVYAWAPSTQEATLTAGSAPKLAGVTFAAAQTFDFTDQGGVTDWNTSETDYLYSDPVTKINKNNSSAALNMKHALSKVSFRVMKAKGFPAPGDRDYVKEVKLTFKADGGKTGFTGKGDIALNTGDLTASDEGRLATVTLTPKEITACRQVAAYEETGSNADFTSVLPHAFALVAPFGSADKGKLDVSVKVGTKDDATYDRTFTTTTATDLNWVKGNHYIYTVLLTEKALTISSVTLVGWTDNLKDPVAAE, encoded by the coding sequence ATGAAACAGATCATTTATAACGTATGTACCGTTCTGGCCGTTTGTTTGTCGGGGTGTTCTATGATAGAGACGGATGAGGCAGATAATGGCGGAGCTCTGGTTGCTTTGGGGGTAACGAATGCCAGCCTGGAAACAAAGAGTGTATATACGGATGTTAGCGCCGGAACGACCGATAACATACTGAATAAAATAGGAGTAGGGGTAACAAGGGAAAATAATGCTTCCTGGTATGATACAAACGCTGTCAAGCAATTGTTTACAGCAAAATCCGGAACTCCTGTAACCTGGGCAGCAGAGGGTGATCCTCTCTATTTGAATGATACCGAAGGAACCGTTTATGCCTGGGCGCCATCTACCCAAGAGGCTACATTGACTGCCGGTTCTGCCCCCAAACTGGCCGGTGTGACATTTGCGGCTGCACAAACCTTCGATTTTACGGACCAGGGGGGAGTAACAGACTGGAATACGAGCGAGACGGATTATCTTTATTCCGATCCCGTTACCAAGATCAATAAAAATAACTCATCGGCAGCGTTAAATATGAAACATGCTTTATCGAAAGTCAGTTTCCGCGTGATGAAAGCAAAAGGATTTCCGGCTCCGGGCGATCGTGATTATGTGAAAGAGGTGAAACTGACGTTTAAAGCGGATGGGGGTAAAACCGGCTTTACCGGAAAAGGGGATATCGCACTGAATACCGGTGATCTGACGGCTAGCGATGAAGGTCGTCTGGCGACAGTTACACTCACCCCTAAAGAAATTACTGCCTGCAGGCAAGTGGCAGCTTATGAGGAAACCGGTTCCAATGCCGATTTCACATCGGTTCTTCCTCATGCTTTTGCATTGGTTGCTCCCTTTGGTTCGGCTGATAAGGGAAAGTTGGATGTCTCAGTCAAAGTCGGTACGAAAGATGACGCAACCTATGATCGTACATTTACCACAACCACGGCTACGGATTTAAACTGGGTGAAAGGCAACCATTACATTTATACAGTCTTGCTGACAGAAAAGGCGTTGACTATTTCAAGTGTTACACTTGTTGGGTGGACAGATAACCTGAAAGACCCGGTAGCTGCCGAATAA
- a CDS encoding BF2992 family fimbrillin-A clan protein, with protein sequence MKHIGKWIILLFSGLISCTAGDVVESTGQENEYVELHVQTPAVGTRVDTRASEENLPVGVTVRVAAYQRQPGALTVPVDYSVTAPTAQATYVVNADGTLTQCTVDANGKKTDGTPELFYVYKGTYDFYAISPARPLTLDGSKYQIKGLSRNEDVMISIGTGMSVTVSNATVTLETFVRKCARVIFKVIPAATTKIGLKKLTAKSVELSSMSAGSGSIVLGKTEAITPTAASTVNFSNFIAVPSADDPKKLGLTQATNLILPKSKASIGVKVTLDYQDENDTAIKEKTLQATLDAMAFEAGQSYIVSLTVDNNSSALNWTISDWNAKVEETDDNMGGAIK encoded by the coding sequence ATGAAACATATAGGCAAGTGGATTATTTTACTTTTTTCCGGGTTGATTTCCTGCACGGCAGGCGATGTAGTGGAATCGACCGGGCAGGAAAATGAATATGTGGAGCTCCATGTACAGACACCTGCTGTGGGTACCAGGGTAGATACCCGTGCCTCGGAGGAGAACCTGCCTGTCGGAGTAACGGTCCGTGTCGCTGCCTATCAACGCCAGCCCGGTGCGTTAACTGTTCCGGTCGATTATTCTGTTACAGCCCCGACTGCACAGGCTACTTATGTGGTAAATGCGGATGGCACATTAACACAGTGCACGGTGGATGCCAACGGCAAAAAAACGGACGGTACGCCGGAATTATTCTATGTGTATAAAGGTACTTATGACTTCTATGCTATTTCGCCTGCCCGTCCGCTGACATTGGATGGATCAAAGTATCAGATAAAAGGGCTGTCGAGGAATGAAGATGTGATGATCTCCATAGGGACAGGAATGTCGGTAACCGTATCGAATGCTACCGTTACACTGGAAACATTCGTGCGTAAATGTGCACGGGTTATATTTAAAGTAATACCGGCGGCAACTACGAAGATCGGATTGAAAAAATTAACGGCAAAGTCGGTTGAATTGAGTTCTATGTCGGCCGGGAGTGGTTCGATAGTACTTGGAAAGACGGAAGCAATAACACCGACGGCAGCGTCTACAGTTAATTTCTCCAACTTTATCGCAGTCCCTTCTGCGGATGATCCGAAAAAACTGGGACTAACCCAGGCTACTAATCTTATACTGCCCAAAAGCAAAGCATCGATAGGAGTAAAGGTGACACTCGATTATCAGGATGAAAATGATACAGCCATTAAAGAAAAAACATTACAGGCCACGCTGGATGCAATGGCTTTTGAAGCTGGCCAGTCGTATATTGTTTCGTTGACAGTCGACAATAACTCTTCAGCTTTGAACTGGACGATATCGGACTGGAACGCGAAAGTGGAGGAAACGGATGATAATATGGGAGGCGCAATAAAATAA
- a CDS encoding BACON domain-containing protein → MNMKLLLFAFVLLLFSGCSGEEMENGEHAAGLKDVKVNLTFAISDGDSLVTRSIDFMPEGKKSMASDTVSVLTRALSVDENLISTLWIGQYDLSGNLLVAQYLTDITGNQVNFQLKESPACSLRFVANAGDLGKIDKLTDFNVKKVTYTVGNTCPMFGYLDNQYVSVSYSPSVTMKRILAHIQLVYKIDAGFSFTVKSVSIKSIPVQMQCVEPDGQISGMTYQNISGTVSQSGATVDWYIPENKAGVIKNGEAGFATTDRGKCGGTTVPNATYIEIEGDATVKGVTYTGVAFRMYPGNDINDYMIKRNSPYKVNLTLSGIDFSDSRVSVSVPDITTPKAIDAAKNSATSIQVTARPGADWSITLPAWLSALVDGNTTGAGGTVKYTGPASVGFTAITANPSSAARSQEFSFSGKTATITQNGSVLNVSTTSMSLEAKATSGNVGTFTATKGLSWNLTKNMDWLTVNPVSGTENATGTAQAITYSASLNTGNAARSGTITVKAGDGQGTLSKTINVTQAASVYTGIAATVELASAGETKAFLSGTEGLAWKVTIASNNGLTISPTSGKFPTQLSIGATKNPGTAKRLASITVTIPDKNYSQVVAVSQYGTPPAGSTNGTIQLALVSTSKNLSWYDAVSYCDGLVSENFDDWRLPDDSEAGLLFGSFGANYGSVNTSSIWTARTNGDRAHRYSASASGNKWSWTGKSGSYYVRCIRTVK, encoded by the coding sequence ATGAATATGAAACTTCTTTTATTTGCTTTCGTCCTGCTCTTATTCTCCGGGTGCTCCGGGGAAGAGATGGAAAATGGGGAACATGCGGCCGGTTTGAAAGATGTAAAAGTGAACTTAACCTTTGCAATATCTGATGGCGATTCGCTGGTTACCCGCAGTATCGATTTTATGCCTGAAGGTAAAAAGAGCATGGCATCTGATACGGTGAGTGTTCTGACAAGGGCTTTGTCGGTGGATGAAAACCTGATAAGTACGTTGTGGATAGGACAGTATGATCTTTCCGGAAATTTACTGGTTGCTCAATATCTGACAGATATCACCGGAAATCAGGTTAATTTCCAGTTGAAAGAATCACCTGCATGTTCTCTACGTTTTGTCGCTAACGCCGGTGATTTGGGCAAAATAGATAAACTAACTGATTTTAATGTGAAAAAAGTAACCTATACTGTCGGTAATACATGCCCTATGTTCGGATATCTGGATAATCAATATGTATCTGTTTCATATAGTCCTTCCGTAACGATGAAACGTATATTGGCACATATACAGTTGGTTTATAAAATAGATGCAGGTTTTTCTTTTACCGTTAAGAGCGTATCGATTAAAAGTATCCCGGTTCAGATGCAATGTGTAGAGCCTGACGGACAAATTAGTGGTATGACTTACCAGAATATAAGTGGGACTGTTTCACAGAGTGGCGCTACGGTAGACTGGTATATTCCGGAAAATAAAGCGGGGGTAATTAAAAACGGAGAGGCCGGCTTTGCTACTACCGATCGCGGGAAATGTGGTGGTACGACTGTTCCGAATGCTACTTATATTGAAATAGAGGGAGATGCGACCGTTAAAGGAGTCACTTATACAGGTGTTGCTTTCCGTATGTATCCCGGAAATGATATAAACGATTATATGATAAAACGTAACTCTCCTTATAAAGTAAATCTGACATTGAGCGGAATCGATTTTTCTGATTCCCGTGTGTCGGTGTCGGTTCCTGATATTACGACTCCTAAGGCTATTGATGCAGCTAAAAATTCAGCAACCTCTATTCAGGTCACAGCTCGTCCCGGAGCAGATTGGTCGATCACGTTACCTGCCTGGTTGTCGGCATTGGTAGATGGAAATACGACGGGTGCCGGCGGTACGGTGAAGTATACCGGTCCGGCTTCTGTAGGGTTTACGGCGATAACTGCAAATCCGAGCTCTGCAGCGCGTAGCCAGGAATTTTCTTTTTCCGGAAAAACGGCTACCATCACTCAGAATGGTTCCGTTTTGAATGTATCTACTACTTCAATGAGTCTGGAGGCAAAAGCTACATCCGGTAATGTCGGTACTTTTACCGCAACAAAGGGGCTATCGTGGAACCTTACAAAAAACATGGATTGGCTGACGGTGAATCCTGTTTCCGGCACAGAAAATGCAACAGGGACTGCTCAGGCTATAACGTATAGTGCATCGCTTAATACAGGAAATGCTGCTCGTAGCGGGACGATTACGGTAAAGGCCGGTGATGGTCAGGGAACACTTTCAAAAACTATAAACGTGACTCAGGCGGCCTCTGTTTATACGGGTATTGCCGCTACGGTAGAACTGGCTTCGGCAGGAGAGACTAAGGCCTTTTTGTCAGGAACGGAAGGGTTGGCGTGGAAGGTGACTATTGCGTCTAATAATGGATTAACGATTTCACCAACAAGTGGGAAATTTCCTACTCAATTGTCAATCGGTGCAACGAAAAATCCCGGAACGGCAAAGCGTCTGGCTTCTATAACGGTAACGATACCGGATAAAAATTATTCTCAGGTGGTTGCGGTATCACAGTATGGAACACCGCCGGCAGGAAGTACTAATGGGACTATACAACTTGCTCTGGTAAGTACAAGTAAAAATTTGTCGTGGTATGATGCTGTATCTTATTGTGATGGATTGGTCTCTGAAAATTTTGATGATTGGCGTTTACCGGATGATAGTGAGGCTGGGTTACTGTTTGGGTCATTTGGAGCTAATTATGGATCTGTAAATACAAGTAGTATATGGACTGCAAGAACTAATGGCGATAGAGCTCATCGTTACTCAGCTTCTGCCTCGGGAAATAAATGGAGTTGGACAGGTAAAAGTGGTTCATATTATGTACGTTGCATTCGAACTGTTAAGTAG
- a CDS encoding fimbrillin family protein, whose translation MKYLVNISVGIVALYVLSGCSVMETDVLEPNKEERVPLAVNNVGVSTKSIYTGIGTGMNELQRIGVVVTNSSGDYYDDTNQTQLFYYNGSTWGMKKDTLFLADRSGTVYTASVPSDSESFNVSLTAGMPVLSGTISASQTCTPPTDDTTPLSDVSQYDYLYGVEPGSASNRPSVSHKQNTVSLEMRHFLAKVSFRFMKANGQPVPDANDYVKKVILKSTDAPFFLAGGTYSFNLGNGEVSGSSSLSGELTFTTKTPPSDLRQVDVYTADYAGLAAKMFGLVAPVSEVKGTISVLLGAKENTTNDRIYLAEVSTFTWKSGNHYIYTLQVTDAGLQISKPQVVGWEETTYTKPIQPDGVTPN comes from the coding sequence ATGAAATATCTGGTAAACATATCTGTCGGGATTGTAGCATTATACGTCTTGTCCGGGTGTTCGGTGATGGAGACTGATGTCCTGGAACCGAATAAGGAGGAGCGAGTACCGTTGGCTGTGAATAACGTCGGGGTGTCGACCAAAAGCATTTATACCGGTATCGGGACCGGGATGAATGAATTGCAGCGTATTGGTGTGGTGGTGACAAATTCTTCCGGTGATTATTATGATGATACGAATCAAACCCAGTTGTTTTATTATAACGGATCGACATGGGGTATGAAGAAAGACACGCTTTTCCTGGCTGACAGGAGCGGAACTGTGTATACCGCTTCCGTCCCTTCCGATAGTGAATCGTTTAATGTCTCCCTGACAGCAGGAATGCCGGTTTTGAGTGGTACGATATCAGCCAGTCAGACCTGTACGCCACCTACAGACGATACAACACCGCTTTCGGACGTCAGCCAGTATGATTATTTGTATGGAGTAGAGCCGGGTAGTGCAAGTAATCGTCCGTCTGTTTCGCATAAGCAGAATACGGTTTCATTGGAGATGCGCCATTTTCTGGCAAAAGTGAGTTTCAGGTTTATGAAGGCAAATGGCCAACCGGTACCGGATGCAAATGATTATGTGAAAAAGGTTATTCTGAAATCTACGGATGCCCCTTTCTTTCTGGCAGGTGGCACTTATAGCTTTAATTTAGGGAACGGAGAGGTGAGCGGTAGTTCTTCCTTGTCCGGCGAGTTGACGTTTACTACGAAAACACCTCCTTCTGATTTACGGCAGGTGGATGTTTATACTGCCGATTATGCCGGTTTGGCGGCTAAAATGTTCGGACTGGTAGCTCCTGTATCGGAGGTGAAAGGAACGATCAGCGTCTTGTTGGGGGCAAAGGAGAATACAACCAACGATCGTATTTACCTGGCGGAGGTTTCGACTTTCACCTGGAAATCGGGTAACCATTATATCTATACCCTTCAGGTGACCGATGCGGGCTTGCAGATAAGTAAACCACAGGTAGTGGGATGGGAAGAAACGACATATACCAAACCTATCCAGCCTGACGGTGTAACTCCCAACTGA
- a CDS encoding fimbrillin family protein — protein MKKELTWVAMTTFLMAATSCSQSEIDNPVDQPVSKPVTLGVNVGVNKTKAAVTGTAITYDDKNYAKTAYGIGIVVTNAEVSGYYAATTANFQIGYDYTAPGYDICFMGDAAGSGWKAIEVATFPTSSTTEKVKPFYLDKNPGKIFAYYPYDKAASSGRKKATIADGAVTYPVAVSATTATPIDGSVANAAKSFATSWADNKTKNPVNISTDEIDYLYFRPDDGYGRLVNNGSNPGADGVVTAPASPNNTDETNPGNSIALSMKHALSMVTFRLYDKDLVAKAPTGTTPNASTLGSVASFKISNVTPGSGVFKVGDATMKISNDDATATDVINTETATGEDLTRTLKDYYLIRARATGSKDPFGTAEKASKLTYLYTAPEVDGRAAANYISTLVYPIADLAENSVKVEFQIAEPSSSNTFPLEAILPVPTDADGNSGWLPNKNYIYTFSVSKKGLSVVDVKVADWESVEIDEVIDL, from the coding sequence ATGAAAAAAGAATTGACTTGGGTGGCCATGACCACCTTTTTAATGGCAGCAACCAGTTGCTCGCAAAGTGAGATCGATAACCCGGTAGATCAGCCGGTCAGCAAGCCTGTGACATTAGGCGTAAATGTCGGAGTAAACAAAACGAAAGCGGCCGTAACCGGAACTGCGATTACGTATGATGACAAAAATTATGCAAAAACGGCTTACGGCATCGGTATTGTTGTCACTAATGCTGAAGTATCCGGTTATTATGCGGCAACAACGGCGAATTTTCAGATCGGTTATGACTACACGGCTCCGGGTTATGATATTTGCTTTATGGGAGATGCTGCCGGTTCGGGTTGGAAGGCTATAGAGGTGGCTACATTTCCAACTAGTAGTACTACAGAAAAAGTAAAACCTTTTTATCTGGACAAGAACCCCGGAAAGATTTTTGCCTATTATCCTTATGATAAAGCAGCAAGTAGCGGCCGTAAGAAGGCGACTATTGCTGACGGAGCGGTTACTTATCCGGTTGCAGTTTCTGCTACAACTGCAACTCCGATAGATGGATCGGTTGCTAATGCCGCCAAATCGTTTGCTACATCCTGGGCGGATAATAAGACCAAGAATCCGGTGAATATATCGACTGACGAAATCGATTATTTGTATTTCAGACCGGATGATGGTTATGGACGTTTGGTAAACAATGGTTCCAATCCGGGTGCCGATGGTGTTGTTACGGCTCCTGCCAGTCCGAATAACACGGATGAAACGAATCCGGGCAATAGCATCGCATTGTCGATGAAGCATGCGCTTTCTATGGTGACATTCCGTTTGTACGATAAGGATCTGGTAGCGAAAGCTCCCACAGGGACAACTCCGAATGCTTCGACATTAGGTTCGGTTGCCTCTTTCAAAATCTCGAATGTAACACCGGGTAGCGGTGTATTCAAAGTAGGCGATGCAACAATGAAAATAAGTAATGACGATGCGACAGCAACGGATGTTATCAATACGGAGACTGCTACAGGAGAGGATCTTACCCGTACATTGAAAGATTATTATCTGATCAGAGCGCGTGCAACCGGTTCTAAAGATCCGTTCGGAACTGCGGAAAAGGCGTCAAAACTTACTTACTTGTACACTGCTCCGGAGGTAGATGGTCGTGCTGCGGCCAACTATATCAGTACATTGGTTTATCCGATCGCAGATCTGGCAGAAAATTCGGTAAAAGTGGAGTTCCAGATTGCTGAGCCGAGTTCAAGTAATACATTCCCGTTGGAAGCTATTTTACCTGTACCTACGGATGCTGATGGTAATAGCGGTTGGTTACCCAATAAAAACTACATCTATACTTTCAGTGTGTCTAAAAAAGGCCTGAGCGTTGTCGATGTGAAGGTTGCAGATTGGGAATCGGTTGAAATAGATGAAGTAATCGATTTATAA
- a CDS encoding fimbrillin family protein produces MNTVKQLFKRGMVFSLLSAICWSCSMPEVEEGPDSSSGNPSGAKEVKMQVNLGFVGTEVTSRAIYDGVGTSGVNNIGKVYVSLASFADGKYATYANSSVSATYTAAEKEGGTSGELTWKADKDIYLNNNKAVVFGYAPLEGSDALSGAPSITDSDVTVAGLVIKASQTFDATDVKRNTCDQTDYLFSTNSSVRATPVQDTVSKADRQTTLYMHHALAKVSFKVRKGKGQPAVDDNDFVKKIKLFSTAKDFPQGSGMTMSLVNGALSGGTPTDTLFFLAETGKGKQLAVYDETDGFKNVAQQVYGLVAPLTKEEKVMAMELVIGPNDATTDKDRIYKTGNAQTKLKVNWERGKEYIYTVTIADQVLDVNLVQIVDFESGGEEDFPVD; encoded by the coding sequence ATGAATACGGTTAAGCAATTATTTAAAAGGGGGATGGTCTTTTCTCTGCTTTCGGCGATCTGTTGGTCATGCAGCATGCCGGAGGTGGAGGAGGGGCCGGACTCCTCCTCCGGTAATCCTTCCGGAGCAAAGGAGGTAAAGATGCAGGTTAATCTGGGTTTTGTCGGGACAGAGGTTACCAGCCGTGCTATCTATGACGGTGTGGGAACTTCGGGTGTAAACAATATCGGTAAGGTTTATGTGTCGCTGGCTTCTTTTGCCGATGGCAAATATGCGACTTATGCAAATAGCAGTGTGTCGGCAACCTATACGGCTGCCGAAAAAGAAGGAGGTACGTCGGGAGAATTAACCTGGAAGGCCGACAAGGATATTTACTTGAATAACAACAAAGCGGTCGTTTTCGGTTATGCGCCTTTAGAAGGATCGGATGCGTTGTCGGGAGCTCCTTCGATAACAGATTCGGATGTGACGGTGGCAGGTCTGGTGATAAAAGCCAGTCAGACTTTCGATGCGACCGATGTGAAACGTAACACCTGTGACCAAACAGATTATTTGTTTTCAACGAATTCGAGCGTTCGGGCTACTCCGGTGCAGGATACGGTTAGTAAAGCCGACAGGCAGACTACCTTATATATGCATCATGCATTGGCAAAAGTGTCGTTTAAAGTGAGGAAAGGAAAAGGGCAACCGGCGGTAGATGACAATGACTTTGTCAAAAAAATAAAGTTGTTTTCTACGGCAAAGGATTTTCCGCAAGGTTCGGGAATGACGATGAGTCTGGTAAACGGAGCATTGAGTGGTGGAACGCCTACCGATACCTTGTTTTTCCTGGCTGAAACAGGGAAAGGCAAGCAGTTGGCTGTGTATGATGAAACGGACGGTTTCAAAAACGTCGCTCAACAGGTATACGGACTGGTTGCTCCTCTGACAAAGGAGGAGAAGGTTATGGCAATGGAACTTGTTATCGGCCCCAACGATGCAACAACCGACAAAGATCGTATTTACAAAACGGGTAATGCGCAGACGAAACTGAAAGTGAACTGGGAACGGGGAAAAGAATACATATATACTGTAACGATTGCCGATCAGGTGTTGGATGTAAACCTCGTACAAATTGTTGATTTTGAATCCGGAGGAGAAGAAGATTTCCCGGTCGATTAA
- a CDS encoding fimbrillin family protein, with product MKNIYPAFLLLAVLSVSQGCSDDPAHEDLSKALHLEGTIGTSTRAVINSGYEKDLDVCFARSDQGSLWHQLSAVRIGGIGRTPIVFTEPQFYPDDDREVRLNGYYPGFGWTGNVQEQPIYTITDGSTDLMATGLLCGSYSKPVTTCMFRHLLTQLKFVCFSDQPDMWGAITKIEVQDIHRQQTFTLSDKIPVLSPVESSATFSLSSICTSEDKRLELYSGSPGSIPESLVVQDSILVPTQEAGTERYPLILHITTQKGGIGIEKPGGYQHTAALVVKNADTGESGVQAGFSHRVEMSFTNSEIEIVAVSVEPWTAVEIDEPIPL from the coding sequence ATGAAAAATATATATCCGGCCTTTTTATTGTTGGCTGTCTTGTCTGTGTCGCAGGGGTGTTCGGATGATCCCGCTCATGAGGATCTGTCGAAAGCCTTGCATCTGGAAGGGACGATCGGTACTTCCACCCGTGCGGTGATCAACTCCGGCTATGAAAAGGATCTGGATGTTTGTTTTGCCCGTAGCGACCAGGGGAGTTTATGGCACCAACTGTCGGCTGTGCGAATAGGTGGAATAGGACGGACTCCTATTGTTTTTACCGAGCCTCAGTTTTATCCCGACGACGACCGGGAAGTCCGGTTAAACGGATATTATCCCGGTTTCGGATGGACGGGAAACGTACAGGAACAGCCAATTTATACGATAACCGACGGTTCGACGGATTTGATGGCAACAGGTTTGCTTTGCGGATCGTATTCGAAACCGGTTACGACCTGCATGTTTCGTCATTTACTGACGCAGTTGAAATTTGTTTGTTTCAGCGACCAGCCGGATATGTGGGGAGCGATTACGAAGATAGAAGTACAGGATATTCATCGACAACAGACGTTTACTTTGTCTGATAAAATACCCGTTTTGTCTCCAGTGGAAAGTTCGGCGACATTTTCGCTATCCTCTATTTGTACAAGCGAAGACAAGAGATTGGAGCTATATAGCGGTTCACCCGGTTCAATCCCGGAATCATTGGTTGTGCAAGACAGTATTCTGGTTCCTACGCAGGAAGCAGGAACCGAACGCTATCCGCTGATTTTGCATATTACGACTCAAAAGGGAGGGATTGGGATAGAGAAACCGGGTGGTTACCAACATACGGCAGCTCTTGTAGTAAAAAATGCGGATACCGGTGAAAGTGGCGTGCAAGCCGGATTTTCGCACCGGGTGGAGATGTCTTTTACCAATAGCGAAATAGAAATAGTAGCCGTCTCGGTAGAACCCTGGACTGCGGTTGAAATAGATGAACCTATTCCACTTTAA
- a CDS encoding fimbrillin family protein, which produces MMRANKKIKRTGLAVVLLAALCGCNSVEIDTGGTTDPMGGATGIPLSVNMNFSGATIATKSVYDKVGNGAGQLGAVGVLVAAKNNSGEFVAYTTKEKDSYKQYNINIADTDTTWKAADQIYLNNNNGAVYAWAPVAGDNALSSTPVIATDKLTATGVTVVAAQTFDVVSQSACSQTDYLYATKSATDAAQQTVNKTDFKANLFMHHALAKVSFKIMKGKNDPAPDENDYVKQIELTSKSSRFLTASGGTMQLTNGTLEGTSTVAKLTMSAVAGKAAQAVKYADNYDGITAQAYGLVAPLPSADNDLSVKVTLGSNDAKTEKDRSYQTKNDDEVTFQWEKGKEYTYTINISDVALEIVSVKIVDFGTGGTTNLPVQ; this is translated from the coding sequence ATGATGAGAGCAAATAAAAAAATAAAGAGAACTGGCCTGGCTGTTGTCCTATTGGCTGCGCTGTGTGGATGCAACTCTGTTGAGATAGATACGGGAGGAACAACCGATCCGATGGGTGGTGCTACCGGTATCCCGCTAAGTGTCAATATGAATTTCAGTGGTGCAACCATCGCGACAAAGTCTGTTTACGACAAAGTCGGCAATGGAGCCGGCCAACTGGGGGCTGTCGGGGTATTGGTAGCGGCTAAAAACAACTCCGGCGAATTTGTGGCTTATACAACAAAGGAAAAGGATTCGTATAAGCAATATAATATAAATATAGCAGATACGGATACCACCTGGAAGGCGGCAGATCAGATTTATCTGAATAACAATAACGGGGCTGTATATGCCTGGGCTCCCGTAGCGGGCGATAATGCATTATCATCTACTCCGGTTATAGCCACCGATAAATTGACAGCGACGGGAGTGACCGTGGTAGCCGCTCAGACTTTCGATGTCGTGAGCCAGTCGGCTTGCAGTCAGACAGACTATTTATATGCTACAAAATCAGCTACGGATGCAGCTCAACAAACTGTTAATAAAACGGACTTCAAAGCTAATTTATTTATGCATCATGCCTTGGCTAAGGTGAGTTTTAAAATCATGAAAGGGAAAAATGACCCGGCTCCGGATGAGAACGATTATGTAAAGCAGATCGAACTGACCAGTAAAAGCAGTCGTTTTTTGACAGCTTCAGGTGGGACGATGCAGCTCACGAACGGAACTTTGGAGGGTACATCGACTGTTGCTAAGCTGACAATGTCGGCTGTTGCCGGAAAAGCGGCTCAGGCGGTTAAGTATGCAGATAATTATGATGGTATAACTGCCCAGGCTTACGGTTTGGTAGCCCCTCTGCCATCGGCCGATAATGATTTGAGCGTGAAGGTGACACTCGGTTCGAATGATGCGAAAACGGAGAAAGACAGGTCGTATCAGACCAAAAACGACGATGAGGTAACTTTCCAATGGGAGAAAGGGAAAGAATATACATATACAATTAATATATCGGATGTTGCGCTGGAAATCGTTTCTGTAAAAATTGTGGATTTCGGCACCGGAGGAACAACAAACTTACCGGTTCAGTAA